One genomic window of Microbacterium testaceum StLB037 includes the following:
- a CDS encoding PIN domain-containing protein, which translates to MTDYLVDNSVWARLASGDPAIRTRLDRIARSPSDLFVTCPPQVLEFCHSARSPEEHAHYLEQISLGFPLERAPDESLAVGIQSALWNAGLVRAAGAVDILIAAYAIANDATILSADHDFDHIAAVSDLAHEFVAPTL; encoded by the coding sequence GTGACGGACTACCTGGTCGACAACTCGGTCTGGGCACGCTTGGCTTCGGGCGACCCCGCCATCCGAACGCGGCTCGACAGAATCGCCCGCTCTCCGTCGGACCTCTTCGTCACGTGCCCTCCCCAGGTGTTGGAGTTCTGCCACAGCGCCCGCTCACCCGAGGAGCATGCGCACTACCTCGAGCAGATATCGCTCGGCTTCCCGCTGGAGCGCGCACCTGACGAGTCACTCGCCGTCGGCATCCAATCCGCGCTGTGGAACGCCGGACTCGTACGCGCCGCGGGCGCGGTGGACATCCTGATCGCCGCCTACGCGATCGCCAACGATGCGACCATCCTCAGCGCCGACCACGACTTCGATCACATCGCCGCCGTGAGCGACCTCGCTCACGAGTTCGTCGCCCCGACGCTCTGA
- a CDS encoding xylulokinase produces MNAQNPDATASAAVIAEGRASLGIELGSTRIKACLIGPDAEVLATGSHEWENVYADKLWTYSLDAVWAGLQAAYAELVQNVQQQHGVTPERYAAMGVSAMMHGYLAFDADGELLAPFRTWRNTNTGVAAAELTELLGVNIPLRWSIAHLHQAVVDAEPHVPEIRFLTTLAGYVHWKLTGEKVLGVGDASGVFPIDSAARDYDAELVARYDDLAAGRVPALTDLLPRVLVAGTAAGDLTAEGAALLDPSGTLRPGIPFAPPEGDAGTGMVATNAVAPRTGNVSAGTSIFAMVVLERPLSEVHHELDLVTTPSGDAVAMVHCNNGASELAAWANMFTAFSAAAGVPQTPDATYAALFEAALSGEADAGGLLAYNHLAGEPIAGLDEGRPLVVRTPDSRLTLPNFMRAQLYGVFGTLALGMAVLHAEGVGLDKMYAHGGMFRTAGVAQRFLAAALDAPVAVAETASEGGAWGMAVLAAYVAEGAGRDLDTYLAEAVFADAPLTTADPDPADVAGFSSYLDRYRAGLAVEAAAVASL; encoded by the coding sequence ATGAACGCGCAGAACCCCGACGCCACGGCATCCGCCGCCGTCATCGCCGAAGGCCGCGCCAGCCTCGGCATCGAGCTCGGATCCACCCGCATCAAGGCCTGCCTCATCGGCCCCGACGCCGAGGTGCTCGCCACCGGCTCCCACGAGTGGGAGAACGTCTACGCCGACAAGCTCTGGACGTACTCCCTGGATGCCGTCTGGGCGGGCCTGCAGGCCGCCTACGCCGAGCTGGTCCAGAACGTCCAGCAGCAGCACGGCGTCACCCCCGAGCGCTACGCCGCGATGGGTGTCTCGGCGATGATGCACGGCTACCTGGCCTTCGACGCCGACGGTGAGCTGCTCGCTCCCTTCCGCACCTGGCGCAACACCAACACCGGGGTCGCCGCCGCCGAGCTGACCGAGCTGCTGGGGGTGAACATTCCGCTCCGCTGGTCTATCGCGCACCTGCACCAGGCCGTGGTCGACGCCGAACCGCACGTGCCCGAGATCCGCTTCCTCACGACCCTCGCCGGGTACGTGCACTGGAAGCTGACCGGCGAGAAGGTGCTCGGCGTCGGCGACGCCTCGGGCGTGTTCCCCATCGACTCCGCCGCTCGCGACTACGACGCCGAGCTCGTCGCGCGTTACGACGACCTGGCCGCGGGTCGGGTTCCCGCGCTGACCGACCTGCTCCCGCGCGTGCTCGTGGCGGGTACCGCCGCCGGCGACCTGACCGCGGAGGGCGCGGCCCTGCTCGACCCGAGCGGAACCCTGCGTCCCGGCATCCCGTTCGCCCCGCCCGAGGGCGACGCGGGCACCGGCATGGTCGCCACGAACGCCGTCGCCCCCCGCACGGGCAACGTCAGCGCCGGCACGAGCATCTTCGCGATGGTCGTCCTCGAGCGCCCGCTCTCCGAGGTGCACCACGAGCTCGACCTCGTCACGACGCCCTCGGGCGACGCGGTCGCGATGGTGCACTGCAACAACGGCGCGAGCGAGCTGGCGGCGTGGGCGAACATGTTCACCGCCTTCTCGGCCGCGGCCGGCGTGCCCCAGACCCCGGATGCCACCTACGCGGCCCTCTTCGAAGCCGCCCTGTCGGGCGAGGCCGACGCCGGCGGGCTGCTGGCGTACAACCACCTCGCGGGGGAGCCCATCGCGGGTCTCGACGAGGGCCGCCCGCTCGTGGTGCGCACTCCCGACAGCCGCCTGACGCTGCCGAACTTCATGCGCGCGCAGTTGTACGGCGTGTTCGGCACGCTCGCCCTCGGTATGGCTGTGCTGCACGCGGAGGGCGTCGGCCTCGACAAGATGTACGCGCACGGCGGCATGTTCCGCACCGCGGGAGTCGCCCAGCGCTTCCTCGCGGCGGCTCTCGACGCGCCCGTCGCAGTCGCCGAGACGGCGTCCGAGGGCGGGGCGTGGGGTATGGCGGTGCTCGCGGCGTACGTCGCCGAGGGCGCCGGCCGCGATCTCGACACCTACCTCGCCGAGGCCGTCTTCGCCGATGCGCCCCTCACGACCGCCGACCCCGACCCGGCCGACGTCGCCGGATTCTCGTCCTACCTCGACCGTTACCGCGCCGGACTCGCCGTCGAGGCCGCCGCCGTGGCATCCCTCTGA
- a CDS encoding FAD-dependent oxidoreductase, translated as MLPYPYCHGHEHADGPIAVISSGAHADHVGALLRGLTAEVPLFGPDEVASVTRVNDRALITRHDGRTTEVAAVFIPPNPRPRSRLATNLGVRVETDGIVVDALGRTDQPGIWAAGDIARRLDPHIPAAVVTAMASGLTAAADIAAAVAPPAREG; from the coding sequence GTGCTGCCCTACCCGTACTGTCATGGCCACGAGCACGCGGACGGGCCCATCGCGGTGATCTCCTCCGGCGCGCACGCGGACCACGTCGGGGCACTGCTGCGCGGGCTCACCGCCGAGGTGCCGCTCTTCGGGCCTGATGAGGTGGCATCCGTCACGCGTGTGAACGATCGCGCCCTCATCACCCGGCACGACGGTCGGACGACCGAGGTCGCGGCCGTCTTCATCCCGCCGAACCCGAGGCCCCGTTCGCGCCTCGCCACCAACCTCGGCGTCCGCGTCGAGACGGACGGGATCGTCGTGGATGCACTCGGGCGCACGGATCAGCCCGGCATCTGGGCGGCGGGCGACATCGCGCGCCGTCTCGATCCCCACATCCCCGCGGCCGTCGTCACCGCGATGGCCTCCGGACTGACCGCGGCGGCCGACATCGCCGCAGCGGTCGCACCACCGGCGCGGGAGGGCTGA
- a CDS encoding ATPase AAA: MLSATDPLPARPRRVVVAGVSGVGKTTLAGRIAEVLGIPHTEIDALFHGPDWTPRPEFLDDVRALVAGDAWVTEWQYSDARPLLTARADLLVWLDLPFATVTLPRVIARTLRRRLRREHLWNGNVEPPLHTFFTDPEHIVRWSISTRNKYRERIPVLDAELPVARLRTAREAERWLAGPLTRAAR, encoded by the coding sequence GTGCTGAGTGCCACCGACCCTCTCCCGGCTCGGCCACGGCGCGTCGTCGTCGCGGGCGTGTCCGGCGTGGGCAAGACGACGTTGGCCGGACGGATCGCCGAGGTGCTCGGCATCCCGCACACCGAGATCGACGCGCTGTTCCACGGTCCGGACTGGACGCCGAGACCGGAATTCCTCGACGACGTCCGCGCTCTCGTCGCGGGCGACGCGTGGGTCACGGAGTGGCAGTACTCCGACGCGCGCCCCCTGCTGACCGCTCGCGCGGACCTCCTCGTCTGGCTCGACCTGCCGTTCGCGACCGTGACACTCCCCCGTGTCATCGCGCGGACCCTGCGCCGGCGCCTCCGCCGCGAACACCTGTGGAACGGGAACGTCGAGCCCCCGCTGCACACGTTCTTCACCGACCCCGAGCACATCGTGCGGTGGTCGATCTCCACCCGCAACAAGTACCGCGAGCGCATTCCCGTTCTGGATGCCGAGCTCCCCGTCGCGCGACTCCGCACCGCGCGCGAGGCGGAGCGGTGGCTGGCCGGCCCCCTCACCCGCGCCGCGCGCTGA
- the xylA gene encoding xylose isomerase, whose product MPTPTRDDKFSFGLWTVGYNGTDPFGGPTREPLDVVHVVEKLAELGAYGLTFHDDDLFAFGSTDAERQTQIDRLKGAMKDTGIITPMVTTNLFSAPVFKDGGFTSNDRQVRRFALRKVLRNLDLAAELGAKTFVMWGGREGAEYDSAKDIRQALERYREAVNLLGDYVTDKGYDIRFAIEPKPNEPRGDILLPTLGHAIAFIDSLERPELVGLNPEVGHEQMAGLNFAAGIAQALYHGKLFHIDLNGQRGIKYDQDLVFGHGDLHNAFALVDLLENGGPGGVPAYDGPRHFDYKPSRTEDETGVWDSVSANMNTYLLLKERAAAFRADPEVQEALEAAKVFELAQPTLNEGETYDDFLADRSAYEDFDADAYLGGKGFGFVRLQQLATEHLLGAR is encoded by the coding sequence ATGCCCACCCCTACCCGCGATGACAAGTTCTCGTTCGGACTCTGGACCGTCGGCTACAACGGCACCGACCCGTTCGGCGGACCGACCCGTGAGCCCCTCGATGTCGTCCACGTCGTCGAGAAGCTCGCCGAGCTCGGTGCCTACGGCCTGACGTTCCACGACGACGACCTCTTCGCCTTCGGCTCGACCGACGCCGAGCGTCAGACCCAGATCGACCGCCTCAAGGGGGCGATGAAGGACACCGGCATCATCACGCCGATGGTGACCACCAACCTCTTCTCGGCTCCCGTCTTCAAGGACGGTGGCTTCACGTCGAACGACCGTCAGGTGCGTCGTTTCGCCTTGCGCAAGGTGCTGCGCAACCTCGACCTCGCCGCCGAGCTCGGCGCGAAGACGTTCGTCATGTGGGGCGGCCGCGAGGGCGCCGAGTACGACTCCGCGAAGGACATCCGTCAGGCTCTCGAGCGCTACCGCGAGGCCGTCAACCTGCTCGGCGACTACGTCACCGACAAGGGCTACGACATCCGCTTCGCCATCGAACCCAAGCCGAACGAGCCCCGCGGCGACATCCTGCTGCCCACCCTCGGTCACGCGATCGCGTTCATCGACTCGCTCGAGCGCCCCGAGCTCGTGGGCCTGAACCCCGAGGTCGGCCACGAGCAGATGGCGGGCCTGAACTTCGCCGCGGGCATCGCCCAGGCGCTGTACCACGGCAAGCTCTTCCACATCGACCTCAACGGTCAGCGCGGCATCAAGTACGACCAGGACCTCGTGTTCGGCCACGGTGACCTGCACAACGCCTTCGCCCTCGTCGATCTGCTCGAGAACGGCGGCCCCGGCGGCGTCCCCGCGTACGACGGCCCCCGTCACTTCGACTACAAGCCCTCGCGCACCGAGGACGAGACCGGCGTCTGGGACTCGGTCTCGGCCAACATGAACACCTACCTGCTGCTCAAGGAGCGCGCCGCGGCCTTCCGTGCCGACCCCGAGGTGCAGGAGGCGCTCGAGGCCGCCAAGGTGTTCGAGCTCGCGCAGCCCACGCTGAACGAGGGCGAGACCTACGACGACTTCCTCGCCGACCGCTCGGCGTACGAGGACTTCGACGCCGACGCGTACCTCGGCGGCAAGGGCTTCGGCTTCGTCCGTCTGCAGCAGCTCGCCACCGAGCACCTGCTCGGCGCGCGCTGA
- a CDS encoding type II toxin-antitoxin system VapB family antitoxin, which yields MAVTSVDLDPRLIERARILTGEPSNRAVLDLALRRLIASKQKDAMIAGIAGLTDLEAELDSPVTAPTP from the coding sequence ATGGCAGTCACCAGCGTCGATCTCGACCCACGACTCATCGAACGCGCGCGCATCCTCACCGGCGAGCCTTCCAACCGCGCGGTCCTCGACCTCGCTCTCCGTCGGCTCATCGCATCGAAGCAGAAAGACGCGATGATCGCCGGAATCGCCGGGCTCACCGACCTCGAAGCCGAACTGGATTCGCCTGTCACCGCTCCGACCCCGTGA
- the xylB gene encoding xylulokinase: MALVMGVDSSTQSCKVVVVDAETGRVVREGRASHPSGTSVDPEAWWTALQDAIGQAGGLDDVAAVSIAGQQHGMVVLDADGAVIRDALLWNDTRSAQAARDLIDEVGAAEYAERTGAVPVASFTGTKLRWLRDAEPDNAARVAAVALPHDWLTWRLRGFGPGNAVLEELVTDRSDASGTAYWGADGYDLDLFTRALGHEAVLPRVLGPWESAGTLPGGALVGPGAGDNAGAALGLGAGVGDVVVSLGTSGTVFAVADAPTRDTTGTVAGFADATGKFLPLVATLNAARVPDAFAGLLGVTHDELGALALEAEPGAGGVVLVPWFEGERTPNLPQAQASLTGLTLASTNRPNFARAAIEGMLSGLAVGLEAIQAHGVEVQRILLIGGAAANDGVARIAAQVFDAEIVVPAAGEYVALGAARQAAGVLAGGPVDWTVATTRAVDPDHRPAIRERYDVVAALRAQE; this comes from the coding sequence ATGGCGCTCGTCATGGGAGTCGATTCGTCGACGCAGTCGTGCAAGGTCGTCGTCGTCGACGCCGAGACCGGGCGCGTGGTGCGCGAGGGGCGCGCGTCGCACCCGTCCGGAACGTCGGTCGACCCGGAAGCCTGGTGGACCGCGCTGCAGGATGCCATCGGCCAGGCCGGCGGCCTCGATGACGTCGCGGCGGTGTCGATCGCGGGTCAGCAGCACGGCATGGTCGTGCTCGACGCCGACGGCGCCGTGATCCGCGACGCCCTGCTGTGGAATGACACGCGCTCGGCGCAGGCCGCGCGTGACCTGATCGACGAGGTGGGTGCCGCGGAGTACGCCGAGCGGACCGGGGCGGTGCCGGTGGCCTCGTTCACGGGCACGAAGCTGCGGTGGCTGCGGGATGCCGAGCCCGACAACGCCGCGCGCGTGGCCGCGGTCGCCCTGCCGCACGACTGGCTCACCTGGCGTCTGCGCGGCTTCGGACCCGGCAACGCCGTGCTGGAGGAGCTCGTGACCGATCGGTCCGACGCCTCCGGCACCGCCTACTGGGGCGCCGACGGGTACGACCTCGATCTCTTCACGCGCGCTCTCGGCCACGAGGCCGTGCTTCCCCGGGTCCTCGGGCCGTGGGAGAGCGCGGGGACCCTGCCCGGCGGTGCTCTCGTGGGACCGGGAGCGGGCGACAACGCCGGAGCTGCTCTCGGGCTCGGCGCCGGAGTGGGGGACGTCGTCGTCTCGCTCGGGACGTCGGGCACGGTCTTCGCCGTCGCCGATGCCCCGACCCGTGACACCACCGGAACGGTGGCCGGTTTCGCGGACGCGACGGGGAAGTTCCTCCCGCTGGTCGCGACCCTCAACGCGGCGCGCGTGCCCGACGCCTTCGCCGGACTTCTCGGTGTCACGCACGACGAACTCGGCGCCCTCGCGCTCGAGGCCGAGCCCGGTGCCGGCGGGGTCGTGCTGGTGCCGTGGTTCGAGGGGGAGCGGACCCCCAATCTGCCCCAGGCGCAGGCGTCGCTGACGGGCCTGACCCTGGCATCCACGAACCGGCCGAACTTCGCGCGCGCGGCGATCGAGGGCATGCTGAGCGGACTCGCGGTGGGGCTCGAGGCGATCCAGGCGCACGGTGTCGAGGTGCAGCGCATCTTGCTGATCGGCGGGGCCGCGGCCAACGACGGGGTGGCGCGCATCGCCGCTCAGGTGTTCGACGCCGAGATCGTCGTGCCCGCCGCGGGTGAGTACGTCGCTCTCGGTGCCGCGCGTCAGGCGGCCGGAGTGCTTGCCGGTGGCCCGGTCGACTGGACCGTGGCGACGACGCGGGCCGTCGATCCCGATCATCGACCCGCGATCCGCGAGCGGTACGACGTCGTGGCGGCGCTTCGCGCGCAGGAGTGA
- the dgt gene encoding deoxyguanosinetriphosphate triphosphohydrolase family protein, with protein sequence MTLHDETPARPEAVVGNPASRIHPDHDDARADPWSIDLERIQFSPYFSRLSAVTQVVSPSIGAAPVHNRLTHTLKVSAIARVVALQLNTRSRQAGEGDVCNATVVEAAAYAHDLGHPPFGHLGESTLNRLAREELGLPDGFEGNAQTYRILTSLDVVENAPRGLNLTAAVRAASAKYPWAPSVDAADVERIGPPRGIRRSPDGAYRVHKYSAYDLDLADLDEAREGVDAEPLRQSIEGAVMDLADDIAYSVHDVDDFYRAGILDHAPIAAEFRGWLDDVLEWRDRDEAEVRAELAPGAGLERLRRKMRRDDPWIADDEAFLAAVSDVDAEMVTDLLARPFDGSLTAERRLAAFTDRWIRRFQESARLRPLDTPRAGPVVLSPWAWHHVEVLKFVHKRFVLSRPDLAIQQRGMSRILARSVRALGEWLDDDLDRARTPRRLRELIALAREQYTLLPAERRPSDAEAETLARSRGIVDYVASLTDSQAFALSEAISGRADRLWSLGQRL encoded by the coding sequence ATGACGTTGCACGACGAGACCCCCGCCCGACCCGAGGCCGTCGTCGGCAACCCGGCATCCCGGATCCACCCCGACCACGACGACGCCCGCGCCGACCCGTGGTCGATCGACCTCGAGCGGATCCAGTTCTCGCCGTACTTCTCGCGCCTGTCGGCCGTGACCCAGGTGGTCTCGCCTTCCATCGGCGCCGCTCCCGTGCACAATCGCCTCACGCACACGCTGAAGGTGAGCGCGATCGCACGGGTCGTCGCGCTGCAGCTCAACACGCGATCGCGGCAGGCGGGCGAAGGCGACGTCTGCAACGCCACCGTCGTCGAGGCCGCCGCGTACGCGCACGACCTCGGCCACCCGCCGTTTGGCCACCTCGGCGAATCGACGCTCAACCGCCTCGCGCGCGAGGAGCTCGGCCTTCCCGACGGGTTCGAGGGCAACGCGCAGACCTACCGCATCCTCACCTCCCTCGACGTGGTCGAGAACGCCCCGCGTGGGCTCAACCTCACCGCCGCCGTTCGCGCAGCCTCGGCGAAGTACCCGTGGGCACCGTCGGTCGACGCGGCCGATGTCGAGCGGATCGGCCCGCCCCGCGGCATCCGTCGCTCCCCCGACGGCGCGTACCGGGTGCACAAGTACTCCGCGTACGACCTCGACCTCGCCGACCTCGACGAGGCCCGCGAGGGAGTGGATGCCGAGCCCCTCCGCCAGAGCATCGAGGGCGCCGTGATGGACCTCGCCGACGACATCGCGTACTCGGTGCACGACGTCGACGACTTCTACCGCGCGGGGATCCTCGACCACGCCCCGATCGCGGCGGAGTTCCGCGGCTGGCTCGACGACGTGCTCGAGTGGCGCGACCGCGACGAGGCCGAGGTGCGCGCCGAGCTCGCGCCGGGAGCGGGCCTCGAGCGCCTGCGCCGCAAGATGCGCCGCGACGACCCGTGGATCGCCGACGACGAGGCCTTCCTCGCCGCGGTGAGCGACGTGGATGCCGAAATGGTCACCGACCTCCTCGCCCGCCCATTCGACGGGTCGCTGACGGCCGAGCGCCGCCTCGCGGCCTTCACGGATCGGTGGATCCGGCGATTCCAGGAGTCGGCGCGGCTGCGCCCGCTCGACACCCCGCGGGCGGGACCGGTCGTGCTGTCGCCCTGGGCGTGGCACCACGTCGAGGTGCTGAAATTCGTGCACAAGCGGTTCGTGCTCAGCCGCCCCGACCTCGCGATCCAGCAGCGCGGCATGAGCCGCATCCTCGCCCGCTCGGTGCGCGCGCTCGGCGAATGGCTCGACGACGATCTCGACCGCGCCCGCACCCCGCGCCGCCTCCGCGAACTCATCGCCCTCGCCCGCGAGCAGTACACCCTCCTCCCCGCCGAACGTCGCCCCTCGGATGCCGAAGCCGAGACGCTCGCGCGCTCTCGCGGAATCGTGGACTACGTGGCATCCCTCACCGATTCGCAGGCCTTCGCGCTGTCCGAGGCCATCTCCGGGCGCGCGGACCGACTGTGGTCTCTGGGACAGCGGCTGTGA
- a CDS encoding LacI family DNA-binding transcriptional regulator → MSGDVGGKRIGVREVAAAAGVSTQTVSRVLNGYPGIRETTRERVLAAVAALDYRVNNAARALGTSLTRTVGVVASDAVLHGPAAGIAALERAARARGRWIATAYTDSDDPADIDTAVRHLLAQGVDGIVLVAAHGSTPLDGYDVPIVPLYGESGTRQRDAAALVVDHLADLGHRRIVELAGPSDWREALARTAGVADAVTRRGMTPTERVEGDWSAASGFAAAASVAAAVAHGATGVAAANDQMALGLMAGLAARGLRVPADVSVTGFDDNPDAAFYNPSLTTVRLDVEGEAEYAVAAVLGDEVVAPEAPVLVVRDSTA, encoded by the coding sequence ATGAGCGGCGACGTCGGGGGCAAGCGCATCGGCGTGCGCGAGGTCGCCGCCGCCGCGGGTGTCTCGACGCAGACGGTGTCGCGCGTGCTCAACGGGTATCCGGGCATTCGCGAGACCACGCGCGAGCGGGTGCTCGCCGCCGTCGCGGCGCTCGACTATCGCGTGAACAACGCCGCGCGCGCGCTCGGCACGAGCCTGACCCGCACGGTCGGCGTCGTGGCATCCGATGCCGTTCTGCACGGGCCCGCGGCCGGAATTGCCGCTCTCGAACGAGCCGCGCGGGCGCGCGGGCGGTGGATCGCGACCGCCTACACGGATTCGGACGACCCCGCGGACATCGACACCGCCGTGCGCCACCTTCTGGCGCAGGGGGTCGACGGGATCGTTCTGGTCGCGGCGCACGGATCCACTCCTCTCGACGGGTACGACGTGCCGATCGTGCCGCTGTACGGCGAGTCGGGGACCCGCCAGCGCGACGCGGCCGCCCTGGTCGTGGATCATCTCGCGGACCTCGGACATCGGCGGATCGTCGAGCTCGCCGGTCCGTCCGATTGGCGGGAAGCCCTGGCGCGCACCGCGGGCGTGGCTGATGCCGTCACCCGCCGGGGGATGACGCCCACCGAACGTGTCGAAGGGGACTGGAGCGCCGCCTCGGGCTTCGCCGCCGCCGCGTCGGTCGCGGCCGCCGTCGCCCACGGCGCGACCGGGGTGGCCGCCGCGAACGACCAGATGGCGCTGGGGCTCATGGCGGGCCTTGCGGCCCGGGGTCTGCGTGTTCCGGCGGACGTCTCGGTCACGGGCTTCGACGACAACCCGGATGCCGCCTTCTACAACCCCTCGCTGACGACGGTGCGCCTCGATGTCGAGGGCGAGGCCGAGTACGCCGTCGCCGCGGTGCTGGGCGACGAGGTCGTCGCGCCGGAGGCTCCCGTCTTGGTCGTCCGCGACTCGACGGCCTGA
- a CDS encoding L-ribulose-5-phosphate 4-epimerase — protein MSDAAPFTPEVQEAIDAVRADVAKLHAELVRYNLIVWTGGNVSGRVPGADLFVIKPSGVSYDDLAPENMILCDLDGNAIPGTPGSERSPSSDTAAHAYVYRHMPEVGGVVHTHSTYGVAWAARGEEIPCVITAMADEFGGPIPVGPFAIIGDDSIGRGIVETLRGHRSRGVIMQNHGPFTIGTNAKDAVKAAVMLEDVARTVHIAREAGPLIPIPQDKIDALYNRYQNVYGQSTDDRR, from the coding sequence GTGTCCGACGCCGCCCCGTTCACGCCCGAGGTGCAGGAGGCGATCGACGCCGTCCGCGCCGACGTCGCGAAACTGCACGCCGAGCTCGTGCGCTACAACCTCATCGTCTGGACGGGCGGCAACGTCTCGGGTCGTGTGCCCGGTGCCGACCTGTTCGTGATCAAGCCCTCCGGCGTCTCGTACGACGACCTGGCGCCCGAGAACATGATCCTCTGCGACCTCGACGGCAACGCGATCCCCGGCACCCCCGGCTCCGAGCGCAGCCCCTCGAGCGACACCGCGGCGCACGCGTACGTGTACCGCCACATGCCCGAGGTCGGCGGGGTCGTGCACACGCACTCCACCTACGGCGTCGCGTGGGCGGCCCGCGGCGAAGAGATCCCCTGCGTCATCACCGCCATGGCCGACGAGTTCGGCGGACCCATCCCGGTCGGCCCGTTCGCGATCATCGGCGACGACTCGATCGGCCGCGGCATCGTCGAGACCCTGCGTGGTCACCGGTCGCGCGGCGTGATCATGCAGAACCACGGTCCCTTCACGATCGGCACGAACGCGAAGGATGCCGTGAAGGCCGCGGTCATGCTCGAAGACGTCGCCCGCACCGTGCACATCGCGCGCGAGGCGGGCCCGCTCATCCCCATCCCGCAGGACAAGATCGACGCCCTCTACAACCGCTACCAGAACGTCTACGGACAGAGCACGGACGACCGCCGATGA
- the araA gene encoding L-arabinose isomerase, with amino-acid sequence MTRTPLKNDLDGYEVWFVTGSQNLYGEKTLKQVAEQSQAVVEGLNGLPVKVVWKPVLKDSDSIRRMALEINGRDDVIGVIAWMHTFSPAKMWISGLDALQKPLLHLHTQANVELPWNDIDFDFMNLNQAAHGDREFGYIQTRLGVSRKTVVGHVSNPAVRQQIEDWERAAAGWTAARTLKLARFGDNMRYVAVTEGDKTEAELRFGVQVNTWGVNELVEAVEKASDADIDALVQEYIDSYDVVEELLPGGARHQSLRDGAAIELGLRSFLEEGGFGAFTTSFEDLGALKQLPGLAVQRLMAEGYGFGAEGDWKTAILVRVANVMGAGLPGGASLMEDYTYDLVPGSERILGAHMLEVSPSLTTKKPRLEIHELGIGGKDDPVRLVFTADAGPALVVAMSDMRDRFRLVANVVENVDAPDLPKLPVGRAVWKPAPDFATSAGCWLAAGAAHHTVMTTAVGIEVFRDFAEIAKTELVVIDEDTTVRGFQSELRWNQAYYRLAQGL; translated from the coding sequence ATGACCCGCACTCCCCTCAAGAACGACCTCGACGGCTACGAGGTCTGGTTCGTCACCGGCAGCCAGAACCTCTACGGCGAAAAGACGCTGAAGCAGGTCGCCGAGCAGTCGCAGGCCGTCGTCGAGGGCCTGAACGGCCTGCCGGTGAAGGTCGTCTGGAAGCCCGTGCTGAAGGACTCCGACAGCATCCGTCGCATGGCGCTCGAGATCAACGGTCGCGACGACGTCATCGGCGTCATCGCGTGGATGCACACCTTCAGCCCCGCGAAGATGTGGATCTCGGGTCTCGACGCGCTGCAGAAGCCGCTCCTGCACCTGCACACGCAGGCCAACGTCGAGCTGCCGTGGAACGACATCGACTTCGACTTCATGAACCTCAACCAGGCCGCGCACGGCGACCGCGAGTTCGGGTACATCCAGACGCGCCTCGGCGTCTCGCGCAAGACGGTCGTCGGCCACGTGTCGAACCCGGCCGTGCGCCAGCAGATCGAGGACTGGGAGCGCGCCGCCGCCGGCTGGACCGCCGCGCGCACCCTCAAGCTCGCGCGCTTCGGTGACAACATGCGCTACGTCGCGGTCACCGAGGGCGACAAGACCGAGGCCGAGCTGCGTTTCGGCGTGCAGGTCAACACGTGGGGCGTCAACGAGCTCGTCGAGGCCGTCGAGAAGGCATCGGATGCCGACATCGACGCGCTCGTGCAGGAGTACATCGACAGCTACGACGTCGTCGAGGAGCTGCTCCCCGGCGGTGCGCGTCACCAGTCGCTGCGCGACGGCGCCGCGATCGAGCTGGGCCTGCGCTCGTTCCTCGAGGAGGGCGGCTTCGGCGCCTTCACCACGTCGTTCGAAGACCTCGGTGCGCTGAAGCAGCTGCCCGGTCTCGCGGTGCAGCGCCTCATGGCCGAGGGCTACGGCTTCGGCGCCGAGGGCGACTGGAAGACGGCGATCCTCGTGCGCGTCGCCAACGTCATGGGCGCGGGTCTGCCCGGTGGGGCCTCGCTCATGGAGGACTACACGTACGACCTCGTTCCCGGCTCCGAGCGCATCCTCGGTGCGCACATGCTCGAGGTCTCGCCCTCGCTGACCACGAAGAAGCCGCGCCTCGAGATCCACGAGCTGGGCATCGGCGGCAAGGACGACCCGGTGCGCCTGGTTTTCACGGCCGACGCAGGCCCCGCGCTGGTCGTCGCGATGAGCGACATGCGCGACCGCTTCCGCCTCGTGGCCAACGTCGTCGAGAACGTCGACGCGCCCGACCTGCCGAAGCTGCCCGTGGGACGCGCGGTGTGGAAGCCCGCGCCCGACTTCGCGACCTCGGCCGGCTGCTGGCTTGCCGCGGGAGCTGCGCACCACACCGTCATGACGACGGCCGTGGGCATCGAGGTGTTCCGCGACTTCGCCGAGATCGCCAAGACCGAGCTCGTCGTCATCGACGAGGACACCACGGTCCGCGGCTTCCAGAGCGAACTGCGCTGGAACCAGGCGTACTACCGCCTGGCCCAGGGCCTGTAA